In Synechococcales cyanobacterium CNB, the following proteins share a genomic window:
- a CDS encoding prepilin-type N-terminal cleavage/methylation domain-containing protein, producing MRPELNRRQHGREGGGGRSTVWSPAGFSLIEVIVVLGIITLLIGLLLPSLGAARERARMTRMALAARSNAAAVIAYAQDHDDIYPIAHPKVGTAILDWDDPLLAGEYLPNKLAVDPDGVKEFGGPRFSLSGALVHPAAMMEPGTTVPIDLALSASVRQSRVRHPARKGMMVRYVFQKNGDHIMWAWSPYDRPLAPVAWTDGAVSEHRCTDFTLAHDFFENWVGFPVLSTWSGASGIDALSHP from the coding sequence ATGCGTCCCGAACTTAACCGGCGGCAGCATGGCCGCGAAGGGGGCGGAGGGCGATCGACCGTGTGGTCGCCGGCAGGTTTCAGCCTCATCGAAGTCATCGTTGTGCTCGGGATCATCACTCTGCTGATCGGCCTGCTCCTGCCCTCGCTCGGCGCGGCGCGTGAGCGGGCGCGAATGACCCGCATGGCGCTTGCCGCCAGGAGCAACGCAGCGGCCGTGATCGCGTACGCGCAGGACCACGACGACATCTATCCGATCGCCCATCCCAAAGTCGGGACCGCGATCCTGGACTGGGACGACCCGCTCCTGGCCGGCGAGTACCTCCCCAACAAACTGGCCGTGGACCCGGACGGCGTGAAGGAGTTCGGCGGCCCGCGCTTCTCACTCTCAGGCGCCTTGGTCCACCCGGCGGCGATGATGGAACCGGGAACGACGGTGCCGATCGACCTCGCGCTGAGTGCGTCCGTGCGGCAGTCACGGGTTCGCCACCCGGCCCGCAAGGGGATGATGGTCAGGTACGTGTTTCAGAAGAACGGCGATCACATCATGTGGGCTTGGAGTCCGTACGATCGCCCGCTCGCTCCGGTGGCCTGGACGGACGGCGCTGTCTCGGAGCACCGGTGCACGGACTTCACCCTCGCGCACGACTTCTTCGAGAACTGGGTCGGATTCCCGGTTCTTTCGACATGGTCCGGTGCGTCGGGCATAGACGCCCTGTCGCACCCGTGA